The uncultured Fibrobacter sp. genome has a segment encoding these proteins:
- a CDS encoding NPCBM/NEW2 domain-containing protein, translated as MKNILERLGVGRRHFAVLGITLAVLVGAFLIFNNLTVPYARRWDIDWGYYAILSTFILLVVGVVVNLPVIWHGWRDFKPSGKSICAFAGIALVFSVFMFGNISNTHRVLSDETSWESMGLQMYFEHTGGICNEGIWNDGVLDCKHEVNNFKGKALGFVYSLVFNFMPPNRDTALLVNYPFYLFSLLFFFFALSKWFKNDWAALAATAFLGGMPIYLLQARSASTEVLYIFLLSVLMAWYAFVPASKVNWKHFLLTVPLLGFFAQTRQETVFAFVPFALFYYKYFFEKAHRLPLFVASVIAVSWPSVNTMAAYRGYDFQGGEHAAHSFENLWFNLKTNIEVMLNLDKDPSFGGIMENPFYTTFTIILLAATVWLLFRLIYSRRYWRGALLGITFCIQIFVILLNVSGTFTIDINQRYVLVALPLFALIMALGLYDALAFTTKMKADAAGKIIFVVAAALSIGLMVYHGDSYRHNMLYYKNKLLGEEDYLDHVLETFPEKSIFIYARPWQMLASGHSSFSERTFMGWDNETFAKWQQVSGGNIYMVRGQDGYGQLNRKSRVVGFKTTDQVDEILQDYKSERVLIEPKLFGYPLAIYKISAKKGVSTYLQNFFVGDMENNSMVVNKRFPETITCNYALNGELQEELMLSQEADTLALDSSKIRAGMNRVSLECLMPDSDTLRLAKDFFVESPEVLLLSSLRIDSFNQAWGSPQINESVEHHKITLDKEVFRYGIGSHASSYLRYKLPRTYNTFYATVGLDDESACGDGASFIVMGDDREIFRSKRLYSTEKQALKLDVSGVQVLELRIDEGDKKDKDCDHGDWANAWLEASR; from the coding sequence ATGAAGAATATTCTTGAACGCCTGGGTGTTGGCCGCAGGCATTTTGCCGTATTAGGTATTACGCTTGCCGTCTTGGTGGGCGCATTCCTCATTTTTAACAATCTTACCGTTCCGTATGCAAGGCGCTGGGATATCGACTGGGGCTATTACGCCATCCTTTCGACGTTCATTTTGCTTGTTGTGGGTGTGGTGGTGAACTTGCCCGTGATATGGCACGGTTGGAGGGATTTTAAGCCTTCGGGAAAAAGCATCTGCGCCTTTGCGGGGATTGCGCTTGTGTTTTCGGTGTTCATGTTCGGAAATATCAGCAATACGCACCGTGTGTTGAGCGACGAGACTAGCTGGGAGTCCATGGGCCTCCAGATGTATTTTGAACATACGGGTGGCATCTGTAATGAGGGCATTTGGAACGATGGCGTTCTGGATTGCAAGCACGAGGTGAATAACTTCAAGGGCAAGGCGCTAGGCTTTGTGTATTCGCTGGTATTCAACTTTATGCCGCCGAACCGCGATACGGCCCTGTTGGTCAATTATCCTTTCTACCTGTTCAGCCTTCTGTTCTTTTTCTTTGCACTTTCCAAGTGGTTCAAGAACGACTGGGCGGCTCTCGCGGCAACGGCCTTCTTGGGCGGGATGCCGATTTACCTGCTGCAGGCCAGGTCAGCTTCGACCGAGGTGCTGTATATTTTCCTGCTTTCGGTGTTGATGGCTTGGTATGCGTTTGTCCCGGCAAGCAAGGTGAACTGGAAACATTTCCTCTTGACGGTTCCGCTACTCGGTTTCTTTGCGCAGACTCGCCAGGAAACGGTGTTTGCCTTTGTTCCGTTCGCTCTTTTCTATTATAAGTATTTCTTTGAAAAGGCGCACAGGCTTCCGTTGTTCGTGGCTTCGGTGATTGCCGTAAGCTGGCCTTCGGTGAATACGATGGCTGCCTACCGTGGTTACGATTTCCAGGGGGGCGAACATGCGGCTCATTCGTTTGAAAACCTGTGGTTCAATCTGAAGACCAATATCGAAGTCATGCTGAATCTGGACAAGGATCCGTCTTTTGGCGGCATCATGGAAAATCCGTTCTACACGACATTTACGATTATCCTTTTGGCGGCTACGGTATGGCTCCTGTTCCGCCTGATTTACTCCCGTAGGTATTGGCGCGGTGCCCTTTTGGGGATCACCTTCTGCATCCAGATTTTTGTCATCCTTCTGAATGTGTCGGGTACCTTTACGATTGACATTAACCAGCGTTACGTGCTGGTGGCGCTTCCGTTGTTTGCCCTGATTATGGCGCTTGGCCTATACGACGCTCTTGCGTTTACGACCAAGATGAAAGCCGATGCTGCCGGAAAGATTATTTTCGTGGTTGCGGCAGCGTTGTCGATTGGCCTTATGGTTTACCATGGCGACAGTTACCGCCACAACATGCTTTACTATAAGAATAAGCTTTTGGGCGAAGAAGATTATCTGGACCACGTTCTGGAAACTTTCCCCGAAAAGTCCATCTTTATTTATGCACGCCCGTGGCAGATGCTTGCCTCGGGACATAGCTCGTTTAGCGAACGCACCTTTATGGGGTGGGACAACGAGACTTTTGCCAAGTGGCAGCAGGTGTCTGGCGGAAACATTTACATGGTCCGCGGTCAGGATGGTTACGGCCAGCTGAACAGGAAATCGCGTGTGGTGGGTTTCAAGACAACGGACCAGGTGGACGAAATCTTGCAGGACTACAAGAGCGAACGCGTGTTGATTGAACCCAAGTTGTTCGGCTATCCGCTTGCCATTTATAAGATTTCGGCAAAGAAGGGAGTGTCTACCTACTTGCAGAATTTCTTTGTAGGCGACATGGAAAACAATTCGATGGTGGTGAACAAGCGTTTCCCCGAGACCATTACCTGTAATTATGCATTGAACGGGGAACTGCAGGAGGAACTGATGCTTTCGCAGGAAGCGGATACCTTGGCGCTCGATTCTTCCAAGATTAGAGCCGGTATGAACCGCGTGTCCCTGGAATGTCTGATGCCCGATTCCGATACGCTTCGCTTGGCGAAGGACTTCTTTGTCGAATCGCCCGAGGTTCTTTTGCTTTCTAGCCTGAGAATAGATTCCTTTAACCAGGCGTGGGGCTCTCCGCAGATCAATGAATCGGTGGAACACCATAAGATAACCTTGGACAAGGAAGTTTTCCGTTACGGTATCGGTTCGCATGCGTCTTCTTATCTCCGCTATAAGTTGCCGAGAACCTACAATACGTTCTACGCGACGGTCGGCCTAGATGACGAAAGTGCTTGTGGCGACGGAGCTTCGTTTATCGTGATGGGCGATGACCGTGAAATTTTCCGTAGCAAGCGCTTGTATTCTACGGAAAAGCAGGCTCTGAAACTGGATGTGTCGGGGGTTCAGGTCCTTGAACTTCGCATTGATGAAGGCGACAAGAAGGATAAGGACTGCGACCACGGCGATTGGGCGAATGCCTGGCTGGAGGCCTCTCGTTGA
- a CDS encoding glycosyltransferase gives MKVLVAPLDWGLGHATRCVPVIREFLNQGAEVELAVVRSNASLLRGIFPELRERLAPSYNIVYPKHGYNMVLWLVKNGAHLRSVMSFEHRFAEEMVSRYHYDVLVSDNRFGFYSRKAKSIYMTHQRRIAFPRVLSAFETLGMLWHASVMKRFDEVWVPDLPEFPGYAGALSHVAKAPVPVKYVGALSRFSGMESETPACLSGRGPYCFVAVVSGVEPARSRFEKLLRETLVKIPGRHAIILGKPSLGVKSSNERNLDLFTHLPDDQFASVVRSAQWVISRGGYSTVMDMAVLGARCIFVPTPGQYEQVILGRDLANEGYAATIDESKFSTETLLAAIGQNENVALPKPSDNDLLKNAVRELISHS, from the coding sequence TTGAAAGTCCTCGTCGCACCACTCGACTGGGGACTTGGGCATGCGACTCGCTGCGTGCCCGTGATTCGGGAATTTCTGAATCAGGGTGCCGAAGTCGAGCTTGCCGTGGTGCGTTCCAATGCGTCTCTTTTGCGGGGAATTTTCCCGGAACTTCGTGAGCGCTTGGCGCCTTCGTACAACATCGTGTACCCGAAGCATGGCTACAATATGGTGTTGTGGCTTGTGAAAAACGGAGCGCACTTGCGTTCTGTCATGAGTTTTGAACATCGCTTTGCCGAAGAGATGGTGTCGCGTTACCATTACGATGTGCTGGTTTCCGATAACCGTTTCGGGTTTTATAGCCGGAAAGCAAAATCGATTTACATGACGCACCAGCGTCGTATCGCGTTTCCGCGAGTGCTGTCGGCGTTTGAAACGCTCGGAATGCTTTGGCATGCCTCGGTGATGAAACGTTTCGATGAAGTCTGGGTGCCGGACTTGCCGGAGTTTCCGGGGTATGCGGGGGCGCTTTCGCATGTGGCAAAGGCTCCTGTCCCTGTAAAGTACGTGGGCGCGTTGTCGCGATTCAGCGGAATGGAGTCGGAAACGCCCGCTTGTTTGAGTGGACGCGGCCCCTATTGCTTTGTAGCGGTCGTTTCGGGAGTGGAACCTGCGCGAAGTCGTTTCGAGAAATTGTTGCGAGAAACGCTTGTCAAGATTCCGGGACGCCATGCGATTATCCTTGGCAAGCCGTCGCTTGGAGTGAAAAGTTCCAATGAGCGTAATTTGGACTTGTTCACGCATTTGCCAGACGACCAGTTTGCTTCTGTGGTGCGGTCGGCGCAGTGGGTGATTTCGCGCGGTGGCTACAGCACCGTGATGGATATGGCTGTTCTTGGTGCCCGTTGCATATTTGTGCCGACGCCGGGACAGTATGAACAGGTGATTCTAGGACGCGATCTTGCCAACGAAGGCTATGCCGCAACGATTGATGAATCTAAATTTTCGACAGAAACTCTGCTTGCTGCCATTGGGCAAAACGAAAACGTTGCCCTCCCTAAACCAAGTGACAATGACCTTTTAAAAAATGCTGTTAGAGAACTAATATCTCATTCTTAA
- a CDS encoding phosphoribosylaminoimidazolesuccinocarboxamide synthase, producing the protein MSLKFETPITEVPLFHQGKVRDMYDLGDSFLMVASDRLSAFDVVLPTPIPGKGKILNQLSLFWFKHLGMKNHLITADVNEYPAVLKKHADYLRGRSMIVKKANRHSVECIVRGYIVGSGWKDYQKTGKICGHVLPEGLQLCQKLEKPLYTPSTKPDVGHDENISFEQTFDIVGEKVATTLRDMSLDIYTKARDYAASKGIILADTKFEFGEIDGETILIDEVLTPDSSRYWPADKYQVGKNQESFDKQYVRDWLETLDWGKTYPGPEIPPEVVKNTLAKYEEIFVRLTGKQPEL; encoded by the coding sequence ATGAGCTTAAAATTTGAAACCCCCATTACCGAAGTTCCGCTGTTCCACCAGGGTAAAGTACGCGACATGTACGACCTGGGCGACAGCTTCCTGATGGTCGCCAGCGACCGTCTTTCCGCTTTTGACGTGGTGCTCCCCACCCCGATTCCTGGTAAGGGCAAAATCCTCAACCAGCTTTCGCTGTTCTGGTTCAAGCACCTCGGCATGAAGAACCACCTCATCACCGCCGACGTGAACGAATACCCGGCCGTGCTCAAGAAGCACGCCGACTACCTCCGCGGCCGTTCCATGATCGTAAAGAAGGCCAACCGCCATTCCGTGGAATGCATCGTGCGTGGCTACATCGTGGGTTCTGGCTGGAAGGACTACCAGAAGACCGGTAAGATTTGCGGTCATGTTCTCCCCGAAGGCCTGCAGCTCTGCCAGAAGCTTGAAAAGCCGCTCTACACGCCGAGCACCAAGCCCGATGTTGGCCACGACGAAAACATCAGCTTCGAACAGACTTTCGACATCGTTGGCGAAAAGGTTGCAACGACTCTCCGTGACATGTCCCTCGACATCTACACGAAGGCTCGCGACTACGCCGCCTCCAAGGGCATCATCCTCGCCGACACCAAGTTCGAATTCGGTGAAATCGACGGCGAAACCATCCTCATCGACGAAGTGCTGACTCCGGACTCCAGCCGTTACTGGCCTGCAGACAAGTACCAGGTGGGCAAGAACCAGGAAAGCTTCGACAAGCAGTACGTCCGCGACTGGCTCGAAACTCTCGACTGGGGCAAGACCTACCCGGGTCCGGAAATTCCGCCTGAAGTCGTGAAGAACACGCTCGCCAAGTACGAAGAAATCTTCGTGCGCCTCACCGGCAAGCAGCCGGAATTGTAA
- a CDS encoding SUMF1/EgtB/PvdO family nonheme iron enzyme, translating to MKRVISLLLIFLSCSFGGDFCIFDANGNCLTTLNKVHSAQNVFQIEGLKKYYIAAKEKSVVENNSYKSVNSTRSSGRKKWYEVDWNQGVKLCPEKNFNTGDGTWVVNGSAHIDSANCVYVDGSPYTRSILVLFARNLNDLTDADSSWILVNQTIVELSKSPHKIWNALRKTNIVKANPESKYVEISFTYDLIVDKTEITLRDALWLEKNGKRVKSKNGYKRQLFYPSRDTLNLLEYPAAYFHLYAEYRSVLDGLNSVMRYNVPLDSVDTNKTMLFHSPNKYNRTVDVYDTAANGYREPSEQEWEALKLGGNQTVFFWGDSADERALGQYSNVACIDENVGVYPVKQFEKNPYGLYDVYGNAEESVAIISGNRVFLGNEECNAFNARYYDIGKACEFLNRYKCNYFDKPWPVARFRSLHHGFQGLRLVRKLE from the coding sequence ATGAAAAGAGTGATTTCTTTATTGCTGATATTTCTTTCTTGTTCTTTTGGGGGAGACTTCTGCATTTTTGATGCTAACGGTAATTGTTTAACTACGTTGAATAAAGTGCATTCGGCTCAGAATGTTTTTCAAATAGAAGGTTTGAAAAAATATTATATAGCCGCTAAAGAAAAGAGTGTTGTGGAAAATAATTCTTATAAATCAGTAAATTCTACAAGATCAAGTGGGCGTAAGAAATGGTACGAGGTGGATTGGAATCAGGGTGTTAAACTATGCCCTGAAAAGAACTTTAATACGGGCGATGGAACTTGGGTTGTGAATGGCTCTGCACATATAGATTCTGCAAATTGTGTTTATGTAGACGGCTCGCCTTATACACGAAGCATCCTTGTTTTATTTGCAAGAAATTTAAATGACTTGACAGATGCAGATTCTAGCTGGATTTTAGTTAATCAGACAATTGTGGAATTAAGCAAGTCTCCACACAAAATATGGAATGCGTTAAGAAAAACAAATATTGTGAAGGCTAACCCTGAATCTAAATATGTAGAAATTTCTTTCACATATGATCTTATAGTTGATAAAACGGAAATTACTTTGCGGGATGCTCTTTGGCTTGAAAAAAATGGAAAAAGGGTTAAATCAAAAAATGGCTATAAACGGCAGTTGTTTTATCCGTCAAGGGATACCTTAAATTTGCTAGAATATCCTGCAGCTTATTTTCACTTGTATGCTGAATACCGTTCTGTACTTGATGGCTTGAATAGTGTGATGCGCTATAATGTTCCTTTAGATTCTGTTGATACAAATAAAACGATGTTATTTCATTCTCCAAATAAGTATAATAGAACTGTTGATGTGTATGATACTGCTGCAAATGGGTATAGAGAACCGTCTGAACAAGAGTGGGAAGCTTTGAAATTGGGCGGAAATCAAACGGTGTTTTTTTGGGGGGATTCTGCAGATGAACGGGCTTTAGGACAGTATTCCAATGTTGCTTGTATAGATGAAAATGTTGGCGTGTATCCAGTAAAACAATTTGAGAAAAATCCTTATGGATTATATGATGTATATGGGAACGCGGAAGAAAGTGTTGCCATAATATCTGGAAATCGAGTTTTCTTAGGGAACGAAGAATGTAATGCTTTCAATGCCCGTTACTATGATATTGGGAAAGCTTGTGAATTTTTAAATCGATACAAATGTAATTATTTCGATAAACCATGGCCTGTAGCAAGATTCCGTTCGTTGCATCATGGATTTCAGGGCTTGCGCTTGGTTCGTAAACTTGAGTAG
- a CDS encoding AAA family ATPase: MSDFNNDAEKVLAKAQSLRDRCSHSYLGAAHLAVGLVEGPDATLKKLYKSKGTKTNELRGKLEPFVQKIPRMEGVNPDVEPDNDLNRILRASVQAARQVNRMVTPGDMLVALMKFSGDRGLAKVFEDALGSVEVVETWLSDPFAGAANAEEQSPLKLYGRELVEMAADGKLSPVIGREEEIRRVILILSRKTKNNPCLVGEPGVGKTAIVEGLAERIYRGDVPDALKGKKLFALDLSALMAGAKYRGDFEERLKAVLDALEEDGNTLLFIDEIHTIVGAGKTEGSMDLGNMLKPKLARGELHCIGATTTQEYRKYIEKDSALERRFQPVQVDEPSEEESISILRGIKDGFDAHHGVRLHDNALVAAVKLSNRYISDRFLPDKAIDLIDEAASLVKTQMDTVPEALDTLQRKELQMKIEEQALAKETDDNSLKRLKELREELATTDAAVKLMQDRWQERRAKNAELQGLKKSLQQAKDEMEQAEARYDLNRAAELKYNKIVNLEKEIAAKTEEIRKSASDGDLSEEVTEETIALVVSRWTGIPVTKLCEGEKAKLLHLDERLHARVIGQDEAVEAVSEAILRNRSGLSRENAPIGSFLFLGPTGVGKTELARALSTELFDSEAALVRIDMSEYMEKHSVSRLIGAPPGYVGYEEGGQLTEAVRTHPYCVILLDEIEKAHPDVFNTLLQVLDDGRLTDGKGRTVNFKNTLILMTSNLGAAHFQNRAGDAKPVTLKEIEPELRGFFRPEFLNRLDEVLVFQSLTKPQIRDIVRLKFKGLAERAARQDLQLTLTDKALDAIADGAYQPEFGARPIQRYLERNVERPLSHAILAGNVSAAKPVVIDYDGTAFTVK; the protein is encoded by the coding sequence ATGTCCGATTTCAACAACGATGCAGAAAAAGTTTTGGCGAAGGCGCAGAGCCTGCGTGACCGTTGCTCACATTCTTACCTGGGTGCGGCTCATTTGGCAGTCGGGCTTGTAGAAGGCCCCGATGCCACCCTGAAGAAACTTTATAAATCCAAGGGCACGAAGACCAACGAGCTTCGCGGCAAGCTGGAACCGTTCGTGCAGAAGATTCCGCGTATGGAAGGCGTGAACCCCGACGTGGAACCCGATAACGACTTGAACCGCATTTTGCGTGCCTCCGTGCAGGCGGCGCGTCAGGTGAACCGCATGGTGACTCCGGGCGACATGCTCGTGGCCTTGATGAAGTTCTCGGGCGACCGTGGCCTTGCGAAGGTGTTCGAAGACGCCCTCGGTTCCGTGGAAGTCGTGGAAACCTGGCTGTCGGACCCGTTTGCGGGTGCCGCCAATGCCGAGGAACAGTCTCCGCTGAAACTGTACGGTCGTGAACTCGTGGAAATGGCTGCCGACGGAAAGCTTTCGCCGGTGATTGGCCGTGAAGAAGAAATCCGCCGCGTCATCTTGATTTTGAGCCGAAAGACGAAAAACAACCCGTGCCTGGTCGGTGAACCCGGCGTGGGTAAGACCGCCATTGTGGAAGGCCTTGCCGAGCGAATCTATCGCGGCGATGTGCCTGACGCTCTGAAGGGCAAGAAGCTGTTTGCACTCGATTTGTCTGCGTTGATGGCGGGTGCAAAGTACCGCGGTGATTTTGAGGAACGTTTGAAAGCGGTGCTCGACGCCCTTGAAGAAGATGGTAATACCTTGCTGTTCATCGACGAAATCCACACCATCGTGGGTGCGGGCAAGACGGAAGGCTCCATGGACTTGGGCAACATGCTCAAGCCGAAACTGGCCCGTGGTGAACTGCACTGCATCGGTGCGACGACCACGCAGGAATACCGCAAGTACATCGAGAAGGATTCCGCCTTGGAACGCCGTTTCCAGCCCGTGCAGGTTGACGAGCCGAGCGAAGAGGAATCTATCTCCATTCTCCGTGGCATCAAGGACGGTTTTGATGCGCACCACGGCGTGCGTCTGCACGACAACGCGCTTGTGGCAGCCGTGAAGCTTTCGAACCGCTACATCAGTGACCGTTTCTTGCCGGATAAGGCCATCGACCTGATTGACGAGGCGGCAAGCCTTGTGAAGACGCAGATGGATACCGTGCCGGAAGCTCTCGATACTTTGCAGCGTAAGGAACTGCAGATGAAAATTGAGGAACAGGCCTTGGCGAAGGAAACTGATGACAACAGCTTGAAGCGCTTGAAAGAACTCCGCGAAGAACTCGCAACGACTGATGCGGCTGTAAAGCTGATGCAGGACCGTTGGCAGGAAAGGCGCGCGAAGAATGCCGAGTTGCAGGGCCTCAAGAAGTCCTTGCAGCAGGCGAAGGACGAGATGGAGCAGGCCGAAGCCCGCTACGACTTGAACCGCGCCGCCGAACTCAAGTACAATAAGATTGTGAACCTCGAAAAGGAAATCGCCGCGAAGACGGAAGAAATCAGGAAGTCTGCAAGCGACGGCGACCTGAGCGAAGAGGTGACCGAAGAGACCATCGCCCTCGTGGTGAGCCGTTGGACCGGAATTCCGGTGACCAAACTTTGTGAAGGCGAAAAGGCCAAGTTGTTGCACCTGGACGAACGCCTGCATGCCCGCGTGATTGGCCAGGACGAAGCTGTGGAAGCGGTTTCTGAAGCTATCTTGCGTAACCGTAGTGGCCTTAGCCGCGAGAATGCGCCGATCGGTAGCTTCTTGTTCCTGGGCCCGACAGGTGTCGGCAAGACGGAACTTGCCCGTGCGCTTTCGACTGAACTGTTTGACAGCGAAGCGGCGCTCGTGCGTATCGACATGAGTGAATACATGGAAAAGCATAGCGTGAGCCGTTTAATCGGTGCGCCTCCGGGATATGTGGGCTACGAAGAAGGCGGCCAGTTGACCGAAGCCGTGCGTACCCATCCGTACTGCGTGATTCTGCTCGACGAAATCGAGAAGGCTCACCCCGACGTGTTCAACACGCTGTTGCAGGTGCTTGACGACGGTCGTCTGACCGATGGCAAGGGCCGTACCGTGAACTTCAAGAACACCTTGATCTTGATGACGTCGAACCTGGGTGCCGCGCACTTCCAGAACCGCGCGGGCGATGCAAAGCCCGTGACGCTCAAGGAAATTGAGCCGGAACTCCGCGGATTCTTCCGTCCGGAATTCTTGAACCGCTTGGACGAAGTGCTGGTGTTCCAGAGCTTAACGAAGCCGCAGATTCGTGACATCGTAAGGCTCAAATTCAAGGGGCTTGCCGAACGCGCCGCCCGTCAGGATTTGCAGCTCACGCTGACCGACAAGGCGCTCGATGCCATTGCCGACGGCGCTTACCAGCCGGAATTCGGCGCGCGGCCGATCCAGCGTTACCTGGAAAGGAACGTGGAACGCCCGCTGAGCCATGCAATTCTCGCTGGCAACGTGAGTGCCGCAAAGCCCGTAGTCATTGACTACGACGGAACTGCGTTCACGGTAAAGTAA
- a CDS encoding S1-like domain-containing RNA-binding protein encodes MELGKFNRARVEEIMPQGYYLELETGGRVLLPGKKEEFTLEVGEVLDVFVYMDSEDRPIATLDKPYATVGEFAVLEVKDVNRYGAFLDWGLNKDLFLPFKQQLGELRRGDRCVVFILEDDKSNRIVATEKIKSFLDPDTSELHLGQKVQLAAYEVTRDHIDFLVDYRYTGRLMVTPNTPRIYIGDTMAGYIQRFTEDGKITLNLTPVGYKGIMKSESPAAILKKLEEAGGSLPYGDHSDPEEIRREFGMSKKTFKKILGTLFREGKIVIDGDGFRAAR; translated from the coding sequence ATGGAATTAGGTAAATTCAACCGCGCCCGCGTCGAAGAAATTATGCCGCAGGGCTACTACCTGGAACTCGAAACGGGCGGGCGCGTGCTGCTCCCCGGTAAAAAAGAGGAATTCACGCTCGAAGTGGGCGAAGTCCTCGACGTGTTCGTTTACATGGATTCCGAAGACCGTCCCATCGCAACGCTCGACAAGCCCTACGCAACCGTCGGAGAATTTGCCGTTCTCGAAGTCAAGGACGTCAACCGCTACGGTGCATTTTTGGACTGGGGGCTCAACAAGGACCTTTTCCTCCCCTTCAAGCAACAGCTCGGGGAACTCCGCCGTGGAGACCGCTGCGTCGTATTCATTCTTGAAGACGACAAGAGCAACCGCATCGTTGCTACCGAAAAAATCAAGAGCTTTTTAGACCCCGACACCTCGGAACTTCACCTGGGGCAAAAGGTGCAGCTCGCCGCCTACGAAGTAACACGCGACCACATCGACTTCCTTGTAGATTACCGCTACACGGGCCGCCTCATGGTTACTCCCAATACGCCGCGAATCTACATCGGCGACACCATGGCGGGTTACATCCAACGTTTCACCGAAGATGGCAAGATTACGCTGAACCTCACCCCCGTCGGCTACAAGGGCATTATGAAAAGCGAAAGCCCCGCCGCCATCCTCAAGAAACTTGAAGAGGCCGGTGGGAGCTTACCCTACGGAGACCACAGCGATCCCGAAGAAATCCGTCGCGAATTTGGCATGTCCAAGAAAACCTTCAAGAAGATTCTGGGCACGCTTTTCCGCGAAGGAAAGATTGTCATTGATGGCGACGGTTTCCGCGCCGCCCGTTAA
- a CDS encoding nucleotidyltransferase family protein: protein MQNEFGDFMALSLVNSAMLSENKKLFELLQLALAPAGSAVSFSQKWSDEEWNKIHDEALKQLLAGMVYGAVCRLPQNLKPSLGLMFQWASEAEAIKGHNKLLNEYAARLTAKFGAMGRRTAVLKGPANARLYPDPSLRQAGDIDLWVEGGKKSILNLLKQMGYVVSRDDVLSKHHVHLLPTENDIPVEIHFWPSSGNHNPFSNARMQRYLESEILKAEKVPEGFYSPSIRFALVMQMSHIQRHFLGSGIGLKQLTDYYILLQRSSEEDRAEVASHLASFSLLQMSGAVMWIFENLYGLEKEKLLCKSDERRGKMLLEKILDGGNFGRFSKKKFINFIHRFLNKHFSVFEMSWFNPPEVVWCEIDRWRLFARSIPVRIRLRRISLYNNMPE from the coding sequence GTGCAAAACGAGTTCGGTGACTTTATGGCGCTTTCCCTGGTAAATTCGGCAATGCTTTCTGAGAATAAAAAACTGTTTGAACTTTTGCAGCTGGCTTTGGCACCCGCAGGTTCTGCGGTATCTTTTTCGCAAAAGTGGAGTGATGAAGAGTGGAATAAGATCCATGATGAAGCCCTGAAACAGCTTTTGGCCGGAATGGTTTATGGAGCAGTATGCCGTTTGCCGCAGAACTTGAAACCGTCGCTGGGACTGATGTTTCAGTGGGCAAGCGAGGCCGAAGCCATTAAGGGGCACAACAAGCTATTGAATGAATATGCCGCTCGCCTGACCGCCAAGTTTGGGGCGATGGGACGCAGAACTGCAGTGCTCAAGGGACCAGCGAATGCAAGGCTTTACCCCGATCCTTCTTTGCGTCAAGCGGGGGATATCGACCTCTGGGTAGAAGGCGGGAAAAAAAGTATTCTCAATTTGCTGAAACAAATGGGCTATGTCGTCAGCAGGGATGATGTCTTGTCTAAGCATCATGTTCACCTGCTCCCTACGGAAAATGATATTCCTGTCGAAATCCATTTTTGGCCCTCGTCGGGAAACCATAACCCGTTTTCGAATGCGCGAATGCAACGTTATCTGGAATCTGAAATCCTGAAAGCGGAAAAGGTTCCCGAAGGGTTCTACTCGCCTTCGATTCGGTTTGCCCTGGTGATGCAAATGTCTCACATCCAGCGGCATTTCTTGGGTAGCGGAATTGGCCTTAAGCAGCTGACGGACTATTACATCTTGTTGCAACGTTCGTCGGAAGAGGACCGCGCAGAAGTCGCTTCGCACCTTGCAAGTTTTTCTTTGTTGCAAATGAGTGGGGCCGTCATGTGGATTTTTGAAAATCTGTATGGCCTGGAAAAGGAAAAGTTGCTCTGCAAGTCCGATGAGCGCCGTGGCAAAATGCTGCTCGAAAAAATTCTAGACGGTGGAAATTTTGGCCGTTTTTCCAAGAAAAAATTTATCAACTTCATCCATCGTTTTCTGAATAAGCATTTCAGCGTCTTTGAAATGAGCTGGTTCAATCCTCCGGAAGTCGTATGGTGCGAAATTGATCGCTGGCGACTGTTCGCGAGGTCGATTCCTGTTCGGATTCGGTTGCGGAGAATTTCGTTGTACAATAATATGCCCGAATAG